In a genomic window of Piliocolobus tephrosceles isolate RC106 chromosome 1, ASM277652v3, whole genome shotgun sequence:
- the FASLG gene encoding tumor necrosis factor ligand superfamily member 6, translating to MQQPFNYPYPQIYWVDSSASSPWAPPGTVLPCPTSVPRRPGQRRPPPPPPPPLPPPPPPPLPPLPLPPLKKRGNHSTSLCLLVMFFMVLVALVGLGLGMFQLFHLQKELAELRESTSQRHTASSLEKQIGHPSPPPEKKEQRKVAHLTGKPNSRSMPLEWEDTYGIVLLSGVKYKKGGLVINETGLYFVYSKVYFRGQSCTNLPLSHKVYMRNSKYPQDLVMMEGKMMSYCTTGQMWAHSSYLGAVFNLTSADHLYVNVSELSLVNFEESQTFFGLYKL from the exons ATGCAGCAGCCCTTCAATTACCCATATCCCCAGATCTACTGGGTAGACAGCAGTGCCAGCTCTCCCTGGGCCCCTCCAGGCACAGTTCTTCCCTGTCCAACCTCTGTGCCCAGAAGGCCTGGTCAAAGGAGGccaccaccgccgccgccgccgccactaccacctccaccaccaccaccactgcctccACTACCGCTGCCACCCTTGAAGAAGAGGGGGAACCACAGCACAAGCCTGTGTCTCCTTGTGATGTTTTTCATGGTTCTGGTTGCCTTGGTAGGATTGGGACTGGGGATGTTTCAGCTCTTCCACCTACAGAAAGAGCTGGCAGAACTCCGAGAG TCTACCAGCCAGAGGCATACAGCATCATCTTTGGAGAAGCAAATAG GTCACCCCAGTCCACCCCCTGAAAAAAAGGAGCAGAGGAAAGTGGCCCATTTAACAG GCAAGCCCAACTCAAGGTCCATGCCTCTGGAATGGGAAGACACCTATGGAATTGTCCTGCTTTCTGGAGTGAAATATAAGAAGGGTGGCCTTGTGATCAATGAAACTGGGCTGTACTTTGTATATTCCAAAGTATACTTCCGGGGTCAATCTTGCACCAACCTACCCCTGAGCCACAAGGTCTACATGAGGAACTCTAAGTATCCCCAGGATCTGGTGATGATGGAGGGGAAGATGATGAGCTACTGCACTACTGGGCAGATGTGGGCCCACAGCAGCTACCTGGGGGCAGTGTTCAATCTTACCAGTGCTGATCATTTATATGTCAATGTATCTGAACTCTCTCTGGTCAATTTTGAGGAATCTCAGACATTTTTTGGCCTATATAAGCTCTAA